In Vulpes lagopus strain Blue_001 chromosome 20, ASM1834538v1, whole genome shotgun sequence, the DNA window AGGTCTCCTGACAGTCACTATAGCGAGAGGATCCCAGGTGACAGATGCTGGGGGAGCAGAGGTCAGTGTTGTAGACCAGATTTTGGGGGTAAAGGCCACAGGAGGAGCCGGGGTAGGTAGCTCAGGACACCTCCTCCTTCCACCCCCCCCAGGAACTGGAAGGAGAATTTTCTAGAGCAGCAACTGTGGGACGTGTTGGCAGGAGATAAGAGTTCTTGTTAGTCACCATGAGAAAATTCTGAgattttaagatgattttgtGCACTGGATATTTTACATACTCATCAGTTGATATGACACAGTTACAGATACAGTCTTCTCATATCATCTGTGCATCCTCTTCTGCATTTGTGTAATTCATTAACCTTCTCTGTCATTGCAGTTGACTAACTTCATACCTGTTGTCCTTATGGATACAATGAATACAATGATCATTCCTATCTCAGTAATTCCAGAACTATTTGTCAGTAATCCTCAACCTTCTATGGCCAGGAAAGCCTATTCTTCTCTCACTGGCTATGACTCCATGTATATCAGTTCCTGCTTTGCTCCAGGATACTTTCTGTCACTTTTCTACTATGTCAACTGCTAAGTGACATAGCTTTatttcttataaggatacttcTAGTGATTGATTCCACTTGTCACCACTGATTTACATTCTCCAAATTTATTCTCCATCTATCACATATTTTATAGCACTTCTCACATccaatagaaggaagaaaaataacacataatGGAATGTGGCTAGAAATAGGAAGGAGTCAAACATTTAAAGGCAAAGAGACTCAAAAAGACTAAACAGAGGTGGAGTCACAAGAAAAGTTTGACTCAGACCATTTGAAGAGGGAGCagagatgatgatgacaatgtAGTTatctagaaaaaggaaatgaagagacaGGGATTTCAATGATCTCTTCTACCTATTTTTAGCCTAATGGATCTTTTAatctaaatgacatttaaaacaaatagtatcccaaaaataataaaaataataaaacaaatagtatcacatattttaattttacattatccaaatttttaaagaatctgggGCCTCCTCCTAGAACAACTCAGCCTCTCTACTGCTCAGACTGAATGAATTTTGTGCATTTTCAAAGTCATTTCCTTTCCTGTAATTTcctccaaaaatttaaaataggtgtccctgtatggctcagttggttaagcaactcttgatttcaactcaggtcatgatctcagggtcatgagattaagacCCCCATCAAGGCTCTATActgcctgcttaagatgctccctctccatcttcctctgcctcccccacctcactctttttctcaaaaaaaaaaaaatatatatatatataaaatagccTTTTAtcactcttcattttcttttgaatagtACAATAACTGAGTATTAATTTCCAATGGGTTCACTATGTCAGATAAATTTGCACTGAAATAAATACTAACAGATTTTTGGAGGGCTGAAGGAAAATAATCTTAGGGGGAAACAGTTCCAAGAAAGATTAGGCATACTATTTACTAATTGTATTCTCTAGGAAGCAAGCACCAAGACAcggatagaagaaaaaaaagtttgtaagaGTAGAATGAAAAAAGCCATTCTACCACTGTGTTCTAGTCACTGACCAGGAACTGCCACGAGGAGAACTTAACCTTGGCTTAAAAGCTGAGGTAGAGCCCAAAGAAGCCAACAGAGAAAGCTGTCTGCTGGCCTCCCTTGTCACAACCAAGCAGCCATTCCTTTTGTgaagtgatgtgatgtgatgtgcaTTCCAGTGCAGATCTGTACCTGTTCCAGTTCACTGGTTGCACCTTCAGGGTCAACTTGTCAGGAAAGAGATTCTTCATGGCTCGGCTATGGCTCTTTTTGCAGGGGAACTATAAAAGGGCAGTGCCAGTGGCATGAAACACAGTCCCCGTCCCTGCATTTGGTCTTGGAGCTGCAGCTGCTGCTCACCATCAACCTCCTTCACTATCCATTAGAGATTTGTCTCACCCTTAGTTACTACCTCTGGTGGTCATGGTGGATTTCTTGGTGGTCTTACCCAAACCTCATTCCTTAGAAGAATGAATCCTGATAACTGTACCTTTTTTCTTCCTAGAGTTGCTGCATTCAACAAGTTATGTCCACAGGTGGATGGAAGGTTCCAAGACCCACTCAAGGAGATCAACTGAGCTTCACAAgtatttccctttccttcattGTGTGACAGCAACCCTACCACTTTCTACTAATCATAATCACCTCCCCTCGGATAGATgacaactccttttttttttttttttccttttggtttctgaAAACAAGGAGCCCAAAGTGCTCAGGCAGCAGTTGTAGTTGTAGTTCAATGAGATCCTCAGCAAGTCTGCCTTTGGGCGGCAGACTTTAAAATTCCAGCTACAGAAATAGGAAGCACAAAGTTCTTAAATGGGTCTTTAGAAGTGATAGGTGGATATTTGGAGCCCAATCTTTTGAGGATAGAGCCTCCACGCTAATACTTCAACTTTACAGTCAGTAGACCAATCCAATGTACCATCAGACAGGCAGCTTCAGAGTGGTGTGGGTTTTTTGATAAACCTGTGGATCTCACTTATACTGTCTCTACTATGAAGCAGATTTCCTGAGTGGATGCTACATTGTGAGCAATCCATGCTGGTAGAACAAGATATTCATTAACTCCTGAATAATGGTGCTGCTGAGGTAAGCATAAGAAGAAAACTCATACTctaaatacatatctatacaTTTGAGAATGAACACTGACCTTTCCAGGGCAGAAGAGGACCAGGTTCAAATTGTAACCAAGCAGCCAGTTGGTCTTGAGGACTAAAATTATGCTGGGATTTTAGCATTAGCCTCCATTGCCAAGATTGGATATTCAGAGGTGACATTAATTATATCAGCCTTGTAAGTAGGAGCTTATGATAATGGACCCATCCATAGCTTCTGTGGTTTCTTGTTCAGCTTATCAGCATCATAAGGACAGCTGACAAAGGTAGGCTCACATTAACTGTCAGAGTCGTTTTATCTACTTGATTGTTTCATTCCTCTTCCATGGTGGatgcaaaagaagaaacacaCAGATCACACTTTGCACCCACCTGCATGTGTCTATCTACATGTCTGTAAACCAGATTTCTTTGTACCGACTTTCTAATATTCTCCCTTCCAGGTCCCTACCTAGCTGATCAGGCCAACTGTCCACGAATCTAAGATGAATCagatgtgttttttccttttgtcagcAAACATCAAGGTCCCATATCCTTTGGAGTAAACATGCTCTATATTGCTCTGAGGTTATTATTCATATACAATTTATGCATgcaaaaaaagaattccaaaaaaatattttagagaaaaaattgtCTAAAGCCTCAAATAAATTAGTTCAGGTTTATCAATCTATCAGACTTCCAGAGTTTGTTCCCAGAGACTTAGTAAACATTAACTTGAATACCcccccaagaaacaaaagaaaaaataaaattacccaaTTGAAGCTaacaataaaataagcaaaaattttgGAAGCCAAAATGAGTTTATTACATTATATTCATAAAtgttttcatcattcttttgAGTAAAGTATATCAATAAGAATCCCATTAATTCATTAACATTAGTTCATGTTTATTAACATAAATTCCATTAATTTATCTcacaatttatttcattaattccaCTAATTTTATAAATTCATCCAATGAGATTAAATATATGCTAGGGACAGTTTTTTGGCCAATACTTTCTGGCTGGAAGAAAGTTGACTGGATAGTATTTCTTGAAGATCATAAAGATGATGAACTCTCTGTTTAGAGGTTAGACATATTGCTCAAAATGTCTGGACCCTCAACAAGTGGATCTATAGAAGCCAGATCCACATGTTGGTCTGTAACAGGATGACTGGCAGCTCCTGGAGGTGAAGAAGGTTGGGCGGCAGAATCTGGATCCATAGCTCAGGGAAGGGAAGCCACAGACTCCAGAACCCAGGGATCTGAAACCCTTGGATCCACAGCCCCCTGAGTAGCAGCTTCTGGATCCATAGCCCAGGGAATGGCAGCTGCTGGACCCCAAACCCAGAGACCCAGAGCAAGTCGTCTGGCAGGGACTGCAGAGCGTGGAGGTCCTCGGGCGGTAGCAGGATGTCAGACAAGGTCTGGACACCACACAGGATGTCTGGCAGCTGGTAGGTTCACAGCAGGTCTCCTGACAGCCAGTGTGGAGGGAGGAGCCCACCTGGCAGGTGCTGGGAGAGCAGACCTCAGTGCGGTAGACCAGGTTGCTGGGGTGGGATGAGCCACAGGAGGAGCTGGGGTAGCGCAGGTATCCCCCAAAGGAGCGGGAGGAGAAGTTTCCAGAGCAGCAGTTGTAGGACATGTTGGCAGGAGATGTGAGTTCAGCTGGCTGACAGTGAGAGGATTCTGATGTTGAATGTCATCTGCTAGACTGGGGCACTTTTATACTCTTAGCCACGGGTGTGGCATTTTTTTACAGTTGCCTTTCCCACACTTGGAATCTCTCATTCCATATGTGTAATTCAATGATATTTTCTGTAATTGCAGATGATTCCTTCCATCTCATACTTACATAATTCATCATGTTGTTATAGCACCAAGCCAACGAACTATTCCAAAGTCAGAAATGCTATGACTGTATGTCATTAATGACAGCTAATCATGGCCAGAAAAGCCCCTACTCTTCTCCTTGGATGAGACTCATTTTGCCTTTGCCCCTATGTTGGCTGGGGAAATGCTTAGATCTAAAGACAGACATTGagattaagtctttttttttcccccagtggaaTAGAGGCACCCTATTTGTCACCAATGATTgtctttttgtaaatttatttcttcccctaaaattcatttacatatattacattatattacatattGCCTCTCAAATCCAATGGTAAAGGGAAAACAGATAAGACAAATTGATCGAGAAACATGGTGGATCACAGAGATGAATCAGGACAAGTATTTAAGGGCAAAATGACTAAGTAAGACTAATTTGAAAGAGTCTCAGTGGATACCAATTTGTACATATGAGGAAAATCCCAAAGAGGCAAATAGTCTTGAGGTAAGAGAAGATAACTAGTGACACCATAGATCTTCCCATTTCTGTGTAATTCTGATAAAAATGGGTTCTGGATCAATGTAGTTTATGGCCTTTCGTATATACATTATCCCTTTGTAACCTGTCATTACAATGTGTCCAGTGATCTTACTCTC includes these proteins:
- the LOC121479572 gene encoding keratin-associated protein 13-1-like, with protein sequence MSYNCCSGNFSSRSFGGYLRYPSSSCGSSHPSNLVYRTEVCSPSTCQVGSSLHTGCQETCCEPTSCQTSCVVSRPCLTSCYRPRTSTLCSPCQTTCSGSLGLGSSSCHSLGYGSRSCYSGGCGSKGFRSLGSGVCGFPSLSYGSRFCRPTFFTSRSCQSSCYRPTCGSGFYRSTC